The window GGCGGCGGCCATCCAGTCGTCGGCGCTCCCGGGCCCCCACGCCGTCGCACCGTCGACGGGGTCCATCACGTAGAGCGCGGTAATCGAGTCGGCCGCGAACTGTTCGAACGCGTGTTCGAGCGCGACGTCGGAGGGGTCCGAGCCGTCGACGGGAACGAGTACCTGCATGGACGACGGTTGCAGGGGCCGACATATAAAGCCGGTAGGCCTTTGGCCGGCGGCCGTGAGGGCCACGGTATGTACGATGCGGTGCCGTCGCTGCTGGACCGGACCGCACGCATCGCGGCGTTTCCCGACGGCAGTCTCGATATCTACTCGGAGGTCCGCGGCGCCGACGGCGGCCACCTCTCGAAGGCGGCGTTTCAGGACCGTCTCACCGGCGTCCGTTCGCGGGCTTTCCACCTCGACGAACGCGTCGTCGAACCGGGCGGGCAGGCGGTCAACGCCGCCCAGCAGGCCCACGCACTCGGCGACGAGGTCCGTCTCGACGCCTGTCTGGACCACCACCGCCTCGACCTCCCGTTCGAGTGCCACTCCCACGGCAAACCGAGCCGGGTCCATATCCACGAGTTCACCGACGGCGACCTCATGTACGTGTCCGAGAGCGACGACGTCGCGGACTGGACGGCCGCTGACTTCGACACCCTGCCGGACGCCGACGGCTACTTCGGCGCCAACTGGGCCACCGTCGACGGGATGACCGGTGTACTCCGGAGTCTCGCTGGCGACCTCGATGGGGAGGCGTTCGTCTTCGACCCCGGCGACGTGACAACCGCCGACCCAGAAGCGGTTCGGAGCCTCGTCGCCGCTCTGGGTACGGTCGATGACGGTATCGACACCTCCCTCAGCGTCAACGCTCGCGAACTGGCGGCGTTCGCCGACGCCCTCGGCGTGGCGGCCGAGGAAACGGCCGTTCGCGACGAAGCCGACATCTCGGCGGTCGTCGTCCACGAGGAAGAATCGGCTCGCGCCGCTTACGAGGGCGGCACCGCGGTGGTTCCGAACCTCAAAATCGACCACGCGACCCGTAACACCGGCGGCGGCGACCGCTTCGGTGCCGGCTACCTCCATGGCCTCACGGTTGGCAGCGACGTCGAGGCTGCCCTCGCGCTCGGAAACGCCTGTGCCAGTTACTACGTCGAGACCGGCGAGACCGCGACCGCGGACGAACTGGTCGAATTCATCGACGACTGGTCGATGCTGTAGGGGCCGGTTTCGCTGTGGCCCACGCTTCGGGCTTTCCGGTTGCTGAACCCTTTTGCGGCCGTCGCGTCTATCCTCGGGCATGTCACTCGACGACCTCGACCTCGATTTCGTCCAGTTGGGCGAGACGGGCCTCCAGACCAGCGAACTCCAGTTCGGGACGTGGCGTTTCGGCCGCGAAACCGAGGAAGGCACCCTCGAAATCAGCGAAGAGCGCGGCCACGAACTCCTCGATGCCTACGAGGCCGCGGGCGGCCGCTTTATCGACACCGCCGACATCTACGGCGGCGGCGTCGCCGAGGAGTGGATCGGCGACTGGCTTGCGGACCGCGACCGCGAACGCTACACCATCGCCTCGAAGGTCTACTGGCAGACCCGGCCGGGCGACCCCAACAGCCGCGGGACGAACCGCAAGAGCGTTCGTCACCGCATCGACGCCCTGCTGGAACGGCTCGACACCGACTATGTCGACGTCCTCTACATCCACCGCTGGGACGACCAGACGCCCGCCCGCGAGATGATGAAGACGCTCAACGGCCTCGTCGAGGACGGCAAGGTCCACTACCTCGGCGCCTCGACGCTCCGGCCGAACGCCTGGAAGGTCGCCAAGGCCAACGAAATCGCCGAACGCGAGGGCTGGGAACCCTTTACCGTCGCCCAGCCGCGATACAATCTCGTCGACCGGGAAATCGAGGGCGACTACCTCGAAATGGCCCGCGACTACGGCATGGCGGTCTGTCCATGGAGCCCGCTCGGACAGGGCTTCCTCACGGGCAAGTACGACCGCGAGGAGGGTCTCACCGGCGAATCGAAGGCCGCCGAATCCAGCCACTTCGACTCGTATCTCACCGAGACGAACTTCGATGTCCACGACGAACTCGACGCGGTCGCCGACGAGGTCGACGCCTCACCGGCCCAGACCGCGCTGGCGTGGCTCATGCACCGCGAGGGAGTCACCGCGCCCATCGTCGGCGCGCGAACGGTCGAACAACTCGAGGAGAACCTGCGTGCGGCCGAAATCGACCTCTCCGATGAGCAGGTCGACCGCCTGACCGAAGCCAAGGGCGGCCCGTACGCGGGGCTGTAGCGGCCTCACACAGCAGATACACCACGGCAGAGGTGGTGACGCGGGGGTGTGCCACTCAAGCGAGCCGGTCACCTGAAACCATAGCAGGCAAATGAGCGACATTCGAACCACCACTAAGAGCTACGAGAAATGATAGCGGTATCCGGAGAGGCAGTCGTCGAGTTCGTGACGACGGTCTTCGTGCTCTCGACGATGTTCTCGATGGGGGTGAAGTTATCCGTTAGCCAGCTCCTCGACGCGCTCCGGGAACGACAGCTGCTGGTCAAATCCTTGGCCGTGAACCTCGTTGCGGTTCCGCTAATTGCCTATCTCCTCGTTCGGACGGTCTCGGTGGAGACCGGGTTCGCGGCCGGCATCGTGCTGCTCGCGGTCTCGCCCGGTGCCCCGTTCGGCCCGAAACTCGCGGAGATTTCGGACAGCGACGTGGCGTTCGCGAGCGGCCTCATGGCGATTCTCTGTATGCTCTCGGTCGTGACGATTCCTGTCTCCCTGTTGCTGTTGCTCCCCGGCGACGTCACCGTCGACCCGCTCGCAATCGGGCGGATGGTGCTGGGCATCCAACTGGTTCCGCTACTGCTCGGGCTCGGAACGTCGTTCGCCCTCCCGTCGCTCGCAGAGCGGCTGTACCCCCCTGTTCAGCGACTCTCCGACCACACGTTCATCGGGCTGATTCTGCTGTTAGTGGTCGTCTACAGCGACAGTATGGTGTCCCTCGTCGGGACGGGAACACTCGGGCTCTCGGCCATCGCCGTAGGCGCGTCGTTGGTCCTCGGATACGGTCTCGGTGGGCCAGCACGGGGGACTCGAGAGGTGTTGGCGACGACGACTGCCGCCCGAAACGCGGCGATTGCGCTGTTTATCGCGACGACCGGGTTCTCGGACCCGAACGTCCTCACGACCGTCCTCGCGTTCTCGTTTATCGGGGTCGTTGGCTCCGGATTGATCGCGGGCGTGTGGCGACGACAGGTCAAACCGGTTTCATCACACGGCTAACGCAGCACGGCGCCGTGATAGATGCGTTTGGTCGTCGAATGAAGTAAAACCGACTTCGCTGTCGATTGGCCCGAATCTCGGTCCCGACTCAGTCCTCGCTGTCGGCGTAGGTGCTGCCCGTAATCTCCCGAATCCGCTCGGCGGTCACCTCACCGACGCCGTCGACTTCCTGCAGGTCGTCCTCGTCGGCAGTCATCACGGCCTCGACGCTGCCGAAGTGCTCCAGCAGGCCGCGGGCAGTAATCGGGCCGACCTCGGCGACCGACGACACGACGTACTCCTGTTTCTCAGTGAGCGTCTTGCCGCCCTTCTCGCCGTGGACCGACACCTCGCGATCGTCGGTCTCCTGTTCGCGCGTGGCGATGACCTCCAGCAGGTCGGCGGTCTCCTCTGGGTCAGTCGTCTGCATCACGCTCGCCCCGAAATCGACCGCCAGTGAGGCCAGCGCGCCCCGAATCGCGTTCGGGTGGACGTTCCGTTTCTCGTAGAGGCCTTCGCCCTCGATGATGACGACGGGCCGACCGTAGTAGCGGGCGGCCGACCCGACCTGTTCGAACATCGAGCGGTCGCCGCCGGTCAGCGTATCGAGGAAGTCCTCGACGGCCTTCCGTTCGACGACGACGCGGTCCGAGAGGACGTAGTCGCCGACGTCGAGGGTTTCGAGTTGCGTCTCGATGCCCTCGCGGGTCGAGAGGTCCCGGGCGATGTGGGAGTCGAGTTCCCGCTGGTCGGCGACGATTTCGACCGTCTCGCCGTCCGGTTCGGCGACGGGGACGGATTCAGGTTCCTCGTCGGGTTCGGCGTCTACCTCCGAGGCGAAATCGGTGAGGCCGGCCTGTCCGTCGCTGCCGTCGGACGAATCGGTCGTTTTGCCGGTCTCGGTTTCGGATTCGTCGTCGGCCCCTCCGGCCGACGGTTCGGTTTCATCGGCATCCGAGTCCGTCTCCTCTTCGTCATCCGCATCTTCGGCCTCCCCCTCGAACTCCGAGAGGCCCTTCTGCTGGGCGATTTCGGCCTCGATTTCGCCCTCGATGTTCTTCAGTTTCCGGAGTTCCTCCTCCATCTTGTCTTCCTCCCTGCGCGAAATCCAGAAGAACGCCTCGTCGCGGGTGTCCTCGGCCAGCAGGACGACGACTGCGCCCTCGCTGGCGCGGCCGGTTCGGCCCTTCCGCTGGATGGAGCGAATCCCCTTCGGGACGGGTTCGTAGAATAACACGAGGTCGACGTCCGGGACGTCCAGTCCCTCCTCGGCGACGCTCGTGGAGACGAGCACCTCGAACTCCCCATTGCGGAACGCGTCGAGCGTCTCCTTCTGTTCCTTCTGGGTCATCCCGTCTGAGCCTTCCTTGTCACCTTGTCCGACGAACCGCTGAGTCTCGAAGTGTTCGCCGAGGAACTCCGTCAGCGTCTCGGCGGTGTCGCGGGATTCGGTGAAGACGATGACGCGTTCGCCGTTCTCGATGCCGAGCGTCTGCGCGAGCAGGATGCGCGTCCGGCGGAACTTGGGATGGAGGTCGTCGAACTCCTCGGCTTTCCGCATCGCCTCCTTGACCTTCGGTTCGGAGACGAACCGCTGGGAGGCCTTCGAGGACCCCGAGGAGCGGGCGGCATCGCG of the Natronomonas halophila genome contains:
- a CDS encoding aldo/keto reductase, whose translation is MSLDDLDLDFVQLGETGLQTSELQFGTWRFGRETEEGTLEISEERGHELLDAYEAAGGRFIDTADIYGGGVAEEWIGDWLADRDRERYTIASKVYWQTRPGDPNSRGTNRKSVRHRIDALLERLDTDYVDVLYIHRWDDQTPAREMMKTLNGLVEDGKVHYLGASTLRPNAWKVAKANEIAEREGWEPFTVAQPRYNLVDREIEGDYLEMARDYGMAVCPWSPLGQGFLTGKYDREEGLTGESKAAESSHFDSYLTETNFDVHDELDAVADEVDASPAQTALAWLMHREGVTAPIVGARTVEQLEENLRAAEIDLSDEQVDRLTEAKGGPYAGL
- a CDS encoding DEAD/DEAH box helicase, with protein sequence MATATEDAEYIEGPMLVDGFIEDRRYQRELAETAKAGHTLVCLPTGLGKTAVSLLVTAHRLAEYGGKSLLLAPTKPLVQQHATFYREALDVDDDEVVVFTGDVRPDDRAELWDDARVICATPQVVENDLVGNRVSLSAVTHITFDECHRATGDYAYNYIADRYHQDADRPLVTGMSASPGGDKEEILTVCDNLGLRDVAVMTEDDADVKEHTHETSVEWERVELPDTVIEIRDALNEVISERLEKLKGLGVTNSTDPNMSQRDLNKIRAKLQQLINSDDSNGYKGMSAHAEIMKLRRAVELVETQSVESLRRYFERQRDAARSSGSSKASQRFVSEPKVKEAMRKAEEFDDLHPKFRRTRILLAQTLGIENGERVIVFTESRDTAETLTEFLGEHFETQRFVGQGDKEGSDGMTQKEQKETLDAFRNGEFEVLVSTSVAEEGLDVPDVDLVLFYEPVPKGIRSIQRKGRTGRASEGAVVVLLAEDTRDEAFFWISRREEDKMEEELRKLKNIEGEIEAEIAQQKGLSEFEGEAEDADDEEETDSDADETEPSAGGADDESETETGKTTDSSDGSDGQAGLTDFASEVDAEPDEEPESVPVAEPDGETVEIVADQRELDSHIARDLSTREGIETQLETLDVGDYVLSDRVVVERKAVEDFLDTLTGGDRSMFEQVGSAARYYGRPVVIIEGEGLYEKRNVHPNAIRGALASLAVDFGASVMQTTDPEETADLLEVIATREQETDDREVSVHGEKGGKTLTEKQEYVVSSVAEVGPITARGLLEHFGSVEAVMTADEDDLQEVDGVGEVTAERIREITGSTYADSED
- a CDS encoding bile acid:sodium symporter family protein, with amino-acid sequence MIAVSGEAVVEFVTTVFVLSTMFSMGVKLSVSQLLDALRERQLLVKSLAVNLVAVPLIAYLLVRTVSVETGFAAGIVLLAVSPGAPFGPKLAEISDSDVAFASGLMAILCMLSVVTIPVSLLLLLPGDVTVDPLAIGRMVLGIQLVPLLLGLGTSFALPSLAERLYPPVQRLSDHTFIGLILLLVVVYSDSMVSLVGTGTLGLSAIAVGASLVLGYGLGGPARGTREVLATTTAARNAAIALFIATTGFSDPNVLTTVLAFSFIGVVGSGLIAGVWRRQVKPVSSHG
- a CDS encoding PfkB family carbohydrate kinase, translated to MYDAVPSLLDRTARIAAFPDGSLDIYSEVRGADGGHLSKAAFQDRLTGVRSRAFHLDERVVEPGGQAVNAAQQAHALGDEVRLDACLDHHRLDLPFECHSHGKPSRVHIHEFTDGDLMYVSESDDVADWTAADFDTLPDADGYFGANWATVDGMTGVLRSLAGDLDGEAFVFDPGDVTTADPEAVRSLVAALGTVDDGIDTSLSVNARELAAFADALGVAAEETAVRDEADISAVVVHEEESARAAYEGGTAVVPNLKIDHATRNTGGGDRFGAGYLHGLTVGSDVEAALALGNACASYYVETGETATADELVEFIDDWSML